One Centropristis striata isolate RG_2023a ecotype Rhode Island chromosome 22, C.striata_1.0, whole genome shotgun sequence genomic window carries:
- the LOC131960650 gene encoding tetraspanin-8-like, whose product MQRSAVVVVADKTSLKRPFIFANAVHMALCFFMLTMTVAWHRDLIQTGKLVSTVSVVIMYVVEIGCLLLSVLGVIGACKGKRWCLILYATGMAAASQTIIVRTALSYQDVYEKRVVREEAKLLSMMPLTGTSKANRTLLYSIQQQFECCGLIEGYKDWGSNIPASCNCHYPGKCIRLRGSATLGAPKNQYVYQQPCLPIYVSELKLAFSLAMAVQFGSGVFWGVLLVMSIKLMGQIRRKQEFMALLQSNRYVPGAF is encoded by the exons ATGCAGCGGAGTGCAGTGGTCGTGGTGGCGGATAAAACGAGCCTGAAAAGGCCGTTTATTTTCGCAAACGCTGTACATATG GCGCTGTGCTTCTTCATGTTGACCATGACAGTAGCTTGGCATAGAGATCTCATACAAACCGGCAAA CTGGTGTCCACTGTCTCTGTCGTGATCATGTACGTGGTGGAGATCGGCTGCCTGCTGCTCTCAGTGCTCGGTGTGATCGGAGCGTGTAAAGGAAAGAGATGGTGTTTGATTCTG tatGCAACTGGGATGGCAGCAGCGAGTCAAACAATAATTGTCAGAACAGCACTAAGTTACCAAGACGTTTATGAG AAACGTGTGGTCCGTGAGGAGGCCAAGCTGCTGTCCATGATGCCACTAACTGGGACCAGCAAAGCCAACAGGACCCTGCTGTATAGTATTCAACAACAG TTTGAGTGCTGTGGTCTCATTGAGGGCTATAAAGACTGGGGCTCTAACATCCCTGCCTCCTGTAACTGTCATTATCCAGGGAAATGT ATTCGACTACGGGGCAGCGCCACACTCGGGGCTCCAAAGAACCAGTATGTTTATCAGCAG CCTTGCCTACCAATTTATGTTTCTGAACTAAAGCTCGCATTCTCATTGGCGATGGCTGTACAATTTGGAAGTGGAGTGTTTTGg GGGGTTCTCCTCGTTATGAGCATCAAGCTGATGGGCCAGATAAGAAGGAAGCAGGAGTTCATGGCTCTTCTCCAATCAAACAGATATGTTCCTGGTGCCTTCTAG